One Chloroflexota bacterium genomic region harbors:
- a CDS encoding alpha/beta hydrolase, whose translation MRAIAVEDGQASIRYIEVPGADPPLVWIHGLICSSTGELLPAAVQPPLRGRRSLLVDLLGYGYSDKPDAFSYTLEDHTETVVKLLDALDVDRCALIGHSMGGTVATLVAAARPAAVAALVLAEPGIDLSGTLAPGIAEQTEDDFAERGFAEFLTGMRTAAAENPKAPPAAHIGITQLINPRALHRVSVSVMRGTQPTIRSLLRELDLPRFYLGGENSDQALPPQDDLTATGMVWMTVPNSGHAMGLMNPHGFAQTVAAALAGLDLDRDQG comes from the coding sequence ATGCGTGCGATCGCTGTCGAGGACGGACAGGCATCCATCCGTTACATCGAGGTCCCCGGCGCCGATCCCCCACTGGTGTGGATCCACGGCCTTATCTGCTCGTCTACTGGCGAGCTTCTGCCGGCGGCGGTCCAGCCACCGCTCCGAGGACGTCGCTCGCTGCTGGTCGACCTCCTGGGCTACGGCTACAGCGACAAGCCGGATGCATTCAGTTACACGCTGGAGGATCACACCGAGACCGTCGTCAAGCTGCTCGACGCCCTCGACGTGGACCGATGCGCGCTGATCGGCCACAGCATGGGCGGCACCGTCGCGACCCTCGTTGCTGCAGCTCGTCCGGCTGCGGTAGCGGCCCTCGTGCTGGCCGAGCCGGGGATCGACCTCAGCGGGACGCTGGCGCCCGGCATCGCCGAGCAGACCGAGGACGATTTCGCGGAGCGGGGCTTCGCCGAGTTCCTCACCGGCATGCGCACGGCAGCGGCCGAGAACCCGAAGGCCCCGCCGGCCGCGCACATCGGAATCACGCAGCTCATCAATCCGCGCGCGCTCCATCGGGTCTCGGTCTCGGTCATGCGTGGAACGCAGCCAACGATCCGCTCATTGCTGCGCGAGCTGGACTTGCCGCGGTTCTACCTCGGCGGCGAGAACAGTGACCAGGCGCTGCCCCCGCAGGATGATCTCACCGCGACCGGCATGGTGTGGATGACGGTGCCGAATAGCGGACACGCCATGGGGCTGATGAACCCACACGGGTTTGCCCAAACGGTGGCGGCCGCGTTGGCGGGCCTGGACCTGGACCGAGATCAGGGGTAG
- a CDS encoding SRPBCC family protein, with the protein MVPYSSEVTIARPPSEVFPWLVEPGKQAQWSDVPMQLLTEGPLRQGSRMRLSFGRGPLHASLDLEITSLEPDAKMAFTTVSHGGIHWEGAYDLAPAEGGGTRLAQQGMLRFSGLWRVLEPMIGAEIKRGEIAELERLKKIVERPVGPP; encoded by the coding sequence ATGGTTCCGTACTCCTCGGAGGTGACGATCGCCCGTCCGCCAAGCGAGGTGTTTCCTTGGCTCGTCGAGCCGGGAAAGCAGGCTCAATGGTCGGATGTGCCCATGCAGCTCCTCACCGAAGGTCCGCTGCGCCAGGGATCGCGGATGCGGCTCTCATTTGGCCGCGGGCCGCTGCATGCCAGCCTTGATCTTGAGATCACGAGCCTCGAGCCAGACGCGAAGATGGCCTTCACGACCGTTTCGCATGGCGGCATCCACTGGGAAGGCGCCTACGACCTAGCGCCGGCCGAAGGTGGTGGGACCCGCCTCGCGCAACAGGGAATGCTGCGCTTCAGCGGGCTGTGGCGAGTTCTCGAACCGATGATCGGTGCCGAGATCAAGCGCGGCGAAATCGCTGAGCTGGAGCGTCTCAAGAAGATTGTTGAGCGCCCGGTGGGCCCGCCCTAG
- a CDS encoding MFS transporter, which translates to MLLSSILLGLVIGALAGGQLPRLADLRLRWVWLLGAALAVRLLSGLLVTTDVGAEFAGAWGLPLTYGLIVVWLYRNWSVPGLQVAAIGVSLNILAVLLNAGKMPVWEGALLASGLTLADLVGDPFHVVLGGAMTAAQFVAAGGLFGDVVPIPIPILRDVVSVGDVLLWLGIVWAIVAAMTRVALSRRAVALGTSPLRRTAASELQLGQAYATAVAAEAAEAAAGVAVPEERRGLRAYLRLAANRNYALLWTSQLISLMGDRVHYVALGFLVVTRGTPLDVGLTFAAAAISNVFFGPWAGALADRWDRRRTMIVSDLVRAAMVLAVPFVIDIHISLVYLVAFLVATVSLFFQPAKNSMVPQIVEREDLVPANSATSVTETLADLVGIPLASLLVAILSPVIYVAFVLDSISYLASAALLALMRVAPSERAEGAFGIGQLWADVREGAGFLVRQAELRANTVISTVAQVAVGTEVVCSLLYAQTILDQSQVRFPVNYGLLMSAVGLGSIVGGLVIGSVAGSFRKGPMAIAGFVGLGASFIAAGLVTDPVLAIGFFFLAGVANIAFVIPNITLFQERTPQALFARVVTSRQALVFGVMAASMAVSGALVGVIGADKTLMLGGAVAVVAGLGGLLIPSMRNAE; encoded by the coding sequence ATGCTCCTTAGCTCCATCCTGCTGGGCCTCGTCATCGGGGCCCTGGCCGGGGGACAGCTGCCTCGCCTGGCCGACCTGCGCCTGCGCTGGGTGTGGCTGCTGGGCGCGGCCCTGGCGGTCCGCCTCCTGTCCGGGCTCCTGGTCACGACCGATGTGGGGGCCGAGTTCGCCGGGGCGTGGGGCCTGCCCCTGACCTATGGGCTGATCGTGGTCTGGCTGTACCGCAACTGGTCGGTGCCCGGGCTCCAGGTGGCGGCCATCGGGGTCAGCCTGAACATCCTGGCGGTGCTGCTCAACGCCGGCAAGATGCCGGTCTGGGAGGGCGCCCTGCTGGCGTCGGGGCTGACCCTGGCGGACCTGGTCGGCGACCCGTTCCACGTGGTGCTGGGCGGGGCAATGACCGCGGCCCAGTTCGTGGCCGCCGGCGGGTTGTTCGGCGACGTGGTGCCCATCCCCATCCCCATCCTGCGCGACGTGGTCAGCGTGGGGGACGTGCTGCTGTGGCTGGGCATCGTGTGGGCCATCGTGGCGGCCATGACCCGGGTGGCTCTCAGCCGCCGGGCGGTGGCCCTGGGCACGTCCCCGCTGCGGCGCACGGCCGCGAGCGAGCTCCAGCTGGGCCAGGCGTATGCCACGGCGGTGGCGGCCGAGGCGGCCGAGGCGGCTGCGGGGGTCGCGGTCCCAGAGGAGCGACGGGGCCTACGCGCGTACCTGCGACTGGCCGCCAACCGGAACTACGCCCTGCTGTGGACCAGCCAGCTCATCAGCCTGATGGGCGATCGGGTCCACTACGTCGCCCTGGGCTTCCTGGTCGTGACCCGAGGCACGCCGCTGGACGTGGGGCTCACGTTCGCCGCCGCCGCGATCTCCAACGTGTTCTTCGGTCCGTGGGCGGGCGCCCTGGCGGACCGATGGGACCGGCGCCGGACGATGATCGTCTCCGACCTGGTCCGCGCGGCCATGGTCCTGGCCGTGCCGTTCGTCATCGACATCCACATCTCGCTGGTCTACCTGGTGGCCTTCCTGGTGGCCACCGTGAGCCTCTTCTTCCAGCCGGCCAAGAACTCGATGGTGCCCCAGATCGTGGAGCGCGAGGACCTGGTCCCCGCCAACAGCGCGACCAGCGTGACCGAGACCCTGGCCGACCTGGTCGGAATACCGCTGGCCAGCCTCCTGGTGGCCATCCTGTCCCCGGTCATCTACGTCGCGTTCGTCCTGGATTCGATCTCGTACCTGGCATCGGCCGCGCTCCTGGCTCTCATGCGGGTGGCTCCCTCCGAACGCGCGGAGGGCGCGTTCGGCATCGGTCAGCTGTGGGCAGACGTCCGCGAAGGCGCGGGCTTCCTGGTCCGCCAGGCGGAGCTGCGTGCCAACACCGTGATCAGCACCGTGGCCCAGGTGGCGGTGGGGACCGAGGTCGTGTGCTCGCTCCTGTACGCCCAGACCATCCTGGACCAGTCCCAGGTCCGCTTCCCAGTGAACTACGGGCTCCTGATGTCCGCCGTCGGCCTGGGCAGCATCGTGGGTGGGCTCGTGATCGGCTCGGTGGCCGGCAGTTTCCGCAAGGGACCGATGGCCATCGCGGGCTTCGTGGGCCTGGGCGCCAGCTTCATCGCGGCCGGGCTGGTGACCGATCCGGTCCTGGCAATTGGCTTCTTCTTCCTGGCCGGGGTCGCCAACATTGCGTTCGTGATCCCCAACATCACCCTGTTCCAGGAGCGGACCCCGCAGGCCCTGTTCGCGCGGGTGGTGACCTCCCGCCAGGCCCTCGTGTTCGGGGTCATGGCGGCGTCCATGGCGGTGTCGGGGGCGTTGGTGGGGGTGATCGGGGCCGACAAGACCCTGATGCTGGGCGGGGCGGTGGCGGTGGTCGCCGGTCTGGGTGGGCTGCTGATCCCGTCCATGCGCAACGCGGAATAG
- a CDS encoding dihydrofolate reductase family protein — protein MKLTATMMLTVDGVYQGPGGPDEDRRGGFERGGWTAAHADEDMWPFLTSWFERADALLLGRKTWEIWEPYWPHHDKGDPVSHGINVLPKYVPSTTLKDPTWQNTHVINGDVEAAVRELKTQPGRELQVHGSGELLRWLLEHDLVDELNLRIFPVVVGDGRRLFPERGQTHNLELVESRSTSSGVMLQTYRPAGRATFGTAG, from the coding sequence ATGAAGCTGACCGCCACGATGATGCTGACCGTGGACGGCGTGTACCAGGGTCCCGGGGGCCCCGACGAGGACCGGCGCGGCGGGTTCGAGCGCGGCGGATGGACGGCGGCGCACGCCGACGAGGACATGTGGCCCTTCCTGACCTCGTGGTTCGAGCGCGCGGATGCGCTGCTCCTCGGACGCAAGACCTGGGAGATCTGGGAACCGTACTGGCCGCACCACGACAAGGGCGATCCGGTCTCCCACGGGATCAACGTCCTGCCCAAGTACGTGCCCTCGACCACGCTCAAGGACCCGACGTGGCAGAACACCCACGTGATCAATGGCGACGTCGAGGCGGCGGTGCGCGAGCTCAAGACGCAGCCGGGGCGCGAGCTCCAGGTGCACGGCAGCGGCGAGCTGCTCCGTTGGCTGCTCGAGCACGACCTCGTCGACGAGCTCAATCTGCGGATCTTCCCCGTCGTGGTGGGCGATGGGCGCCGGCTCTTCCCGGAGCGCGGCCAGACGCACAACCTGGAGCTGGTCGAGTCGCGGTCGACGTCGTCCGGCGTGATGCTCCAGACGTATCGACCGGCCGGGCGGGCGACCTTCGGGACCGCCGGCTGA
- a CDS encoding HD-GYP domain-containing protein: MSLRTVWARDLQGIAVNLIGLAPVAWLMAQVFLLPDGVGWWATALFVIPLFTTRLAYHRYVETRELFEQTIGALANAVDARDRYTRGHSNRVSHISEAMCRVMGLPENEIEKIKWAGLLHDVGKIGIRDNILLKPGPLSRDERILMNQHPTIGAEIVAPARSLAPEAPLIRAHHEWVNGSGYPDGLEYADIPLGARIMTIADAYEAMTSSRPYRLIALTHEQAVAELEKFSGLQFDPEIVPVLLGLDRGILDRPPERPDELPTMLHQDDLTPAAEEAATPPAPEGSPAPRPVLASEDAP, encoded by the coding sequence GTGTCACTGAGAACCGTCTGGGCGCGCGATCTCCAGGGGATCGCCGTTAACCTGATCGGTTTGGCGCCGGTCGCCTGGTTGATGGCGCAGGTGTTCCTGCTGCCGGACGGGGTCGGCTGGTGGGCAACCGCGCTGTTCGTGATCCCCCTCTTCACGACCCGTCTGGCGTACCACCGCTACGTGGAGACCCGGGAGCTGTTCGAGCAGACGATCGGGGCACTGGCCAACGCGGTCGACGCCCGCGATCGGTATACCCGGGGTCATTCGAACCGGGTCAGCCATATCTCAGAGGCGATGTGCCGGGTCATGGGCCTGCCTGAGAATGAGATCGAGAAGATCAAGTGGGCCGGGCTCCTCCATGACGTCGGCAAGATCGGGATCCGCGACAACATCCTCCTCAAGCCGGGGCCGCTGAGCCGCGACGAGCGGATCCTCATGAACCAGCATCCGACCATCGGGGCCGAGATCGTGGCCCCCGCGCGCTCGTTGGCGCCCGAGGCGCCGCTGATCCGCGCCCACCATGAGTGGGTGAACGGATCGGGCTACCCCGACGGGCTGGAGTACGCCGACATCCCGCTCGGGGCCCGGATCATGACCATCGCCGATGCGTACGAGGCCATGACCTCCTCGCGTCCGTATCGGCTCATCGCGCTGACCCACGAGCAGGCGGTGGCCGAGCTGGAGAAGTTCTCCGGGCTCCAGTTCGACCCGGAGATCGTGCCGGTCCTGCTGGGCCTGGATCGAGGCATCCTAGACCGCCCGCCGGAGCGGCCCGACGAGCTGCCCACCATGCTGCACCAGGACGATCTGACGCCGGCGGCCGAGGAGGCCGCTACACCGCCTGCACCCGAAGGGAGCCCAGCCCCGAGGCCAGTCCTCGCCTCGGAAGATGCTCCTTAG
- a CDS encoding protein-L-isoaspartate(D-aspartate) O-methyltransferase, whose amino-acid sequence MSWIRSWRRWQGRPRPPDDASAETDPTERARERMVREQIEKRGVRDPEVLSAMRRVPRHLFVDSAWAYDDRALPLTHGQTISQPFVVALMTQAARPARGWHRARVLEIGTGSGYQAAVLAELGAAVVSVERDPELSAQAARNLAAAGYGGVVTEVGDGTQGWPAGGPYDAILVTAAGPSIPAPLREQLNPAGGRMVIPIGDREGQWLTLVERHDNEWRERSLEPVVFVPLIGTHGYGEGRID is encoded by the coding sequence ATGTCCTGGATCCGCAGCTGGCGACGGTGGCAGGGCCGACCCCGGCCGCCGGACGATGCCTCGGCCGAGACCGATCCTACCGAGCGCGCGCGCGAGCGGATGGTCCGCGAGCAGATCGAAAAGCGCGGAGTCCGAGACCCGGAGGTGCTTTCCGCCATGCGACGGGTTCCACGCCACCTGTTCGTGGACTCGGCTTGGGCCTACGACGATCGCGCGCTGCCGCTGACCCACGGCCAGACCATCTCCCAGCCGTTCGTGGTGGCGTTGATGACCCAGGCCGCGCGGCCGGCGCGGGGGTGGCATCGGGCGCGGGTGCTGGAGATCGGGACGGGAAGCGGCTACCAGGCCGCGGTGCTGGCCGAACTGGGGGCCGCGGTGGTGTCCGTGGAGCGCGATCCTGAGCTCAGTGCGCAGGCGGCCCGCAACCTGGCCGCGGCCGGGTATGGCGGAGTCGTGACCGAGGTTGGAGACGGGACCCAGGGCTGGCCGGCGGGTGGGCCGTACGACGCGATTCTGGTCACCGCCGCCGGGCCGTCCATCCCGGCCCCACTGCGCGAGCAGCTCAACCCGGCCGGGGGCCGAATGGTGATCCCCATCGGCGACCGGGAGGGGCAGTGGCTGACCCTGGTCGAGCGCCACGACAACGAGTGGCGCGAGCGGTCCCTGGAGCCGGTGGTGTTCGTCCCCCTCATCGGCACCCACGGCTACGGCGAGGGCCGGATCGACTAG
- a CDS encoding GNAT family protein, translating to MPHVIFPVQTERLLLRPFDDGDLDALHAMQSREDVTRYLYWGPRTLDEVRVQLERLKRMTLIEDGSDALRLAAVVRESDVLIGDVSLHSVNREHLQAELGFIVHPDYHGQGYATEATAEMLRIGFEDLGLHRIYGSCDARNAASARVMERLGMRREAHFRETEFVKGEWCDEFVYAILATEWAASR from the coding sequence ATGCCGCACGTGATATTCCCGGTGCAGACCGAGCGTCTGCTGCTGCGCCCGTTCGACGACGGCGACCTCGACGCCCTCCACGCGATGCAGAGCCGCGAGGACGTGACCCGCTACCTGTACTGGGGGCCGCGGACGCTGGACGAGGTTCGGGTCCAGCTGGAGCGGCTGAAGCGGATGACGTTAATTGAGGATGGGAGCGATGCGCTCCGGCTGGCGGCGGTTGTCCGCGAATCGGACGTGCTGATCGGGGACGTCAGCCTGCACAGCGTCAACCGCGAGCACCTCCAGGCGGAGCTGGGCTTCATCGTGCACCCGGACTACCACGGCCAGGGCTACGCCACGGAGGCCACGGCCGAGATGCTGCGGATCGGGTTCGAGGACCTGGGCTTGCATCGGATCTACGGCAGCTGCGACGCGCGGAATGCCGCATCGGCGCGCGTCATGGAGCGGCTGGGCATGCGCCGCGAGGCGCACTTTCGCGAGACGGAGTTCGTCAAGGGCGAGTGGTGCGACGAGTTCGTCTACGCCATCCTCGCCACGGAGTGGGCGGCGTCTCGCTGA
- a CDS encoding RNA polymerase sigma factor — protein sequence MPHHLVSQAQRGDHDAFSALITERIPRLYGVAALITGRRDLAEDAVQEALINAWRDLPRLREADRFDAWLHRLLVNACHDQGRRLRRQRGETPLADQQFAGDRDPAQTVIARDEIERAFRWLSHEDRTVVVLRHYLGLSTREAAAAMGMREGTLKSRLHRSMKVMTAAIAAEARPTGITTRGRPA from the coding sequence GTGCCCCACCACCTCGTATCTCAGGCCCAGCGAGGCGACCACGACGCGTTCTCGGCCCTGATCACCGAGCGCATTCCAAGGCTGTACGGCGTCGCGGCCCTGATCACCGGACGCCGCGACCTCGCCGAGGACGCCGTCCAGGAGGCACTGATCAACGCGTGGCGCGACCTGCCTCGACTGCGTGAGGCGGACAGGTTCGATGCCTGGCTGCATCGGCTGCTCGTCAATGCCTGTCACGACCAGGGACGGCGCCTCCGGCGCCAGCGAGGCGAGACGCCGCTGGCGGATCAGCAGTTCGCCGGCGACCGGGACCCAGCGCAGACGGTCATAGCCCGCGACGAGATCGAGCGGGCATTCCGCTGGCTGAGCCACGAAGACCGAACCGTCGTCGTGCTCCGCCACTACCTCGGCCTGTCGACCAGGGAGGCGGCTGCGGCCATGGGGATGCGCGAGGGGACGCTGAAGTCGCGGCTGCATCGGTCCATGAAGGTGATGACCGCCGCCATCGCGGCCGAAGCACGACCCACCGGGATCACCACGAGAGGACGACCGGCATGA
- a CDS encoding adenylate/guanylate cyclase domain-containing protein, whose product MSPFHGPAGQLMRLIGKAPWPKNPKYCSACFKQLVEHRAGAEIPCSLLFADVRGSTTMAESMRPSEFRALMERFFETASMVLVDHDAIVDKFVGDEVIGIFIPALTGELHAQRAIAAGRALLSATGHDTGQPWLPVGAGVNTGVAFVGTVGQGEQVELTAMGDPVNVAARLASAAGAGELLVTTAAAESAHLPDVGLEHRQLALRGKTEPTEVLVLLAA is encoded by the coding sequence ATGTCGCCGTTCCATGGGCCGGCCGGCCAGTTGATGCGACTGATCGGCAAGGCGCCCTGGCCGAAGAACCCCAAGTACTGCTCGGCCTGCTTCAAGCAGCTGGTCGAGCATCGGGCCGGCGCGGAGATCCCGTGCAGCCTCTTGTTCGCCGATGTGCGCGGATCGACCACCATGGCCGAGTCCATGCGTCCTTCCGAATTCCGCGCCCTGATGGAGCGATTTTTCGAGACGGCCTCCATGGTGCTGGTCGACCATGACGCAATCGTCGACAAGTTCGTCGGGGATGAGGTGATCGGGATCTTCATCCCTGCCCTCACCGGCGAGCTCCACGCGCAACGGGCGATTGCGGCGGGCCGCGCGCTGCTCTCAGCGACCGGGCACGACACCGGGCAGCCGTGGCTCCCCGTCGGCGCCGGGGTCAACACCGGTGTGGCGTTCGTCGGAACCGTTGGCCAAGGTGAGCAAGTGGAGCTCACCGCTATGGGTGACCCCGTGAACGTGGCGGCGCGCCTGGCCTCGGCAGCCGGAGCCGGTGAGCTGCTGGTCACCACCGCCGCGGCGGAATCCGCCCACCTTCCCGACGTCGGGCTCGAACACCGACAGCTCGCCTTGAGGGGGAAGACTGAGCCGACCGAGGTGTTGGTGCTCCTGGCGGCCTAG
- a CDS encoding YtxH domain-containing protein: protein MFSFSRVKVAIRFFFVGLVIGVLLAPRSGIATRRMLRERADRLINDLLDAATLGAYDPANGDALNEDADDAEANEKAAPRQRRTAASAKS, encoded by the coding sequence ATGTTCAGCTTCAGCCGGGTCAAAGTCGCCATTCGTTTCTTCTTCGTGGGCCTGGTCATTGGCGTGCTGCTCGCCCCCCGCAGCGGCATCGCCACCCGACGCATGCTCCGCGAGCGCGCCGATCGCCTGATCAATGACCTGCTCGATGCCGCCACCCTGGGCGCCTACGATCCGGCCAACGGCGACGCGCTGAACGAAGATGCGGACGACGCCGAGGCGAACGAGAAGGCGGCGCCCCGCCAGCGCCGCACGGCGGCATCGGCCAAGTCCTGA
- a CDS encoding cupredoxin domain-containing protein, translating into MSTIPAKAAAVLVGGLLLAACSSPEAGGGSEPPASQAPQSQAPAAEQYVVNAAEFVDAADWDTAEAVTIELSEFAFTPSEITLEAGQPYILQIVNVGDVKHEFTAGDFFRTVATRKAETAESEVKVPFFTEIEVFAGKSAELFLIPLIPGTYDLVCEIEGHFEAGMLGTITVTGAAPTSPAVELANVGDGPWVQDAAALVEAADWDASQELTIELSEYAFTPKDFELVAGQPYVITVVNMGEIKHEFTAEDFFASIAFRKAEDASGEFKGPAPREVEVFAGAEIELFLIPTQPGTYDLVCEIEGHFEAGMFGTITVVAAP; encoded by the coding sequence ATGAGCACAATTCCCGCCAAAGCGGCCGCGGTCCTTGTCGGTGGGCTCCTCCTCGCTGCCTGTTCAAGCCCCGAAGCCGGCGGTGGCAGCGAGCCCCCGGCGAGTCAGGCGCCGCAGAGCCAGGCGCCTGCCGCCGAGCAATACGTCGTCAACGCTGCCGAATTCGTCGATGCGGCCGACTGGGACACCGCGGAAGCGGTGACGATAGAGCTCTCCGAGTTCGCCTTTACCCCGAGCGAGATCACCCTCGAGGCGGGGCAGCCGTACATCCTGCAGATCGTGAACGTCGGCGATGTCAAGCACGAGTTCACGGCCGGGGACTTCTTCCGGACGGTCGCGACCCGCAAGGCCGAGACCGCCGAGAGCGAGGTAAAGGTCCCGTTCTTCACCGAGATCGAGGTCTTCGCGGGGAAGTCAGCCGAGCTGTTCCTGATCCCGCTCATTCCGGGCACGTATGACCTCGTCTGCGAGATCGAGGGCCATTTCGAGGCCGGGATGCTCGGCACGATTACCGTGACCGGGGCGGCGCCCACCTCACCGGCTGTGGAGCTGGCCAATGTGGGTGATGGCCCGTGGGTCCAGGATGCTGCGGCGCTCGTAGAGGCGGCCGACTGGGATGCCAGCCAGGAGCTGACGATCGAGCTCTCCGAGTACGCCTTCACGCCGAAGGACTTCGAGCTCGTCGCCGGTCAGCCATACGTGATCACCGTGGTCAACATGGGCGAGATCAAGCACGAGTTCACGGCCGAGGACTTCTTCGCGTCGATCGCCTTCCGCAAGGCCGAGGACGCCTCGGGTGAGTTCAAAGGACCCGCCCCGCGCGAGGTGGAGGTGTTCGCCGGCGCGGAGATCGAGCTGTTCCTGATCCCGACCCAGCCGGGCACGTATGACCTGGTCTGCGAGATCGAGGGCCATTTCGAGGCCGGGATGTTCGGCACGATCACGGTGGTGGCCGCTCCGTGA